The genomic interval AAAGCATGTGTCACCTTGCTTTGCTCCGTAGACATTGTTGCACCTTGGAGCTAGAGGTGCAGGCATTGGCCTCCCGATCCCGAAAGATAAAGCTAAGAAAAAGATGTTAGTTTGATAAGAGATTTTGGAGGGAAGATTAGTACGAAAGTAAATTTAGTTTTGGATCATCTTAGCTCAGTAGCAGTTAAAGCTTACCCTCGGCCGAGGAGACAAGGAGAAGGAGAGCTAGGACGAGGGACAATAAGTAAAATGTAGAAGATCTATTGCTTGCCATGGCAGCTAACtctcttctacttcttcttcacctcaCAAAACCTCTTGTTGACCTGCAATGGCATGTAGATCCCCTATTTATATGAATTGTGAGGCAACAAAACTAAACGAGACGCTTTGGTTAAAACGCCTGGCGACCGGCTTCAATTTTGTTCAATCTGAGACAGAATAGATCAATGAATTAATGTATTTTTAAGGTCCGACGGGCTTATCCATGTTTAGATTTGCCATAACACAACAAATTTTTTGACGAAGTATAAGACACAATTCTCCGTCGTGTCATTTGTCATCTAATTTAGCTATTTGTGAGTGAGAAGATCAAAGCACAATTGTGAAAATAACTCAATTCCAGATTACCACAACACGAAACAACATGAAGCTGCAATTGTAACCCACTTTGTAGATTTCTGTCACTTCGAACCAACTCACTGATCTATTGATATTCATGAAGCACTCGCTAGAATTTCTTAAGTAATTATACATTGAAGTAAAGCTGAAATTTTACTTGTTTATTTCATCAGCAGAATCTAACTACAAGCAGGAAGAACCTTATTTGAGTACAGCAATCACAAGCATCTACTCTCCGACAGGCTGGGAAGTGGAGTTGGAGCAAAGTAAATGTCTGTCCAGGCGTCATTGACTACTGAATTGATGTGGACGACCAAAATACTGCGCTATATAGAATCAACCAATTCAATCTGTTGTCGAACTAGATACCTTTCCCTGCGCTCTTTCTGATAAAAAAAACAAGAATTATGTATATAATTAAAATAACAAATTTGTCCAAAAGTTTAGTGTCCAATAATGTTGTTGTTGATCAGGATATAATTTACCCATTCATCAATAACAAGCCCTTCACCCAGAATTTTTGGTCCAGTATCTTCAGGCTGTTTCTTTCGAGCCTCAACTGTAGCATCAGCCTCGGCTAGCAGTCGTTTCAATTTATCCAATTGCTTCAACATGTTCCAACATATTAGCCAAGTTATGCAGCATGTTTCAAGAAAGGGGGTGATTTGTGTAACATAATTCAACTTAATTGACTTACAGTGCTTGGACGCTCAGGATTCAAGAATACAACCCTTAGGATTTGCTCCACATAGACCTGATCTTTCTGCTCATCGAACTGTTGGACATGTATATGACCATGCCTTGGAATGTTACTTTCAGTCCAATATGCAATCAAGCAGGGATGTAgaaaacttttaaagaaaaaactaacaagaatattaaaaaaaaaaaaaacagcccGATGCACGAAACTCCCGCTATGTGGGATCCCGGAGaaagatccattgtacgtagccttaccctactttttacAAGAGGCTGTTTTCATAATTCGAActcatgaccttttggtcacaaagcaacaactttaccgttgcgccaagactccccttcactaacaagaatataagaaaaggaaaatattACTGTTGATAGTGTCCAACATATGAAAGTATAGCTCAACAATTTTTCAACTATATGGTAGCATTTTAATGAGCTATCTATGTGCCACCTAAATGGCTAAAATCTTCAATGCACATTGCATGTCTTCGAATGATACTTGAAGAATAGTGGAACATgaacaattatttttttttaagcattCAGATTTAGGAGACTGCAGGTATAGAGATGCTGAATACTATCTGAAACCTATCATTCAATTTCAGGTAGTTACTAGTATTGTCTTATCTCAGGTAAAGTATTATGATTTGTACCAAACTCAATAATATATACATATGATTTATGTGTAGCAACAAATTTACCCAAAACATAACATGTCACAATCTTCCCAATGGAAAGGTTTATTAAATGTCAATATGTTTTGCATCAAAATTAAGGTCAATAAAAGGTTTGGTTTACGATATCTCACCAATTCAGGCACATACTCCATTTGCTCTTTGACCTTCAAACTTACAATCTTAAACTTAACCTTGGTTTTCTGATCTAGTGCTTTTACACTGTTCTCTGGACGCTCCACGAACTTGAAAACTGCAAAATTGAAGTTTGCAATGAGACCAAAATGGCCACGTCCATATAAGAGACAACAATAAAAAGATAAGCTGAAATATGAAGGAATGAACCAGTTGCAACGATACTTTCGCCCGGAGAAAGTATTGCTCCAGGAGGGCGCATGAAACAGCTCTTTGGCGAGGTGGTTTGAAACTAATATCAGAAATTGATATCAGCAATACCTCATTCGAAACAGACTGAAGCAAAAAGATCGCAAGTGCTGGACGAACCTTAAATGCCACATGTGATTTGCTTGTATTTTTAATCCTGATTGCACTCTTGACTTGCTTCCCAGGTTCATCTTCAACATAAAAGAATATGCAGTGAGCAAAGATGAGTAACTATACCAACCAAGAAGTTATGCATTCCAAACTTCCAATTTATGATAAAGATCAGATGAAACACAAAACACACGAGAATGAGTGAACTTATTCGCAAAATAGGAAAGTACGCAACACACTGTTCCGATGAACACTGATAAACGACAATTATAACAGGTAATTAGACCGCACAAATATAACTAATTAGTTGTAGCAAGCGAAGAAGCTTTGATCCTCGTATGATTATTAAATTTCCCCCCTAAAGATCACATAAACATcacaggaagaaaaagaaaacagtTAGTTCACCACTTCTTGTTCTATAGATTCGACATAAAATGTAGATTTTGAGTAGATCGATCATTAAGTCAACAGGAGAAGATCAAAACTTCCCTCATTTAACACCAACTATTCAGTTTAAGCCAAAGTTGAAATTCACAGGAGTGCTACCAAAATCGGTAATTCGTCTGCGAGGAAAAGGAAATAAGGCGAATGAAACTCACAAGGGAAGTAGAGCTTGCTCGAGGGATCGAGACGGAGGCAGCGCCGGACGGGCAGCAGCGATTTGGCCACCGACGAGACCGATCCTCTCCCGCCCCCGCCGCGGGAGGTCGTCGAGTACTGCGTGTCGGATCTCTCTGCCGCCCGCGCGTCGGGACCATGGCTGATGTGGCGGTGACTCACCGCCGCCGCCGCGGAAGACGAGGAGGAGGCGCCCGCCTGCCAGAATGGAATCCGGCAGAGCTTCCAAATCTTTCCGCCGTCAGACGGCTCAGCCCTCTCGTCAGCTAGCGCCATCGCTGGCGCTGGCAGCTATCCGATCTGAATAACGGAGAAGAAAGGAAAGCCAAAAGGAAGAGAAGGGCGGACTTGACGCCGACAGGAAGCAGGATTCAAATTCAGCGGAGGTATCAACTTCACATCCGCTTACCCACTTTGCAATATATATCCACACATTTTCCCCCACAATTACAACAACTACTCCTTAATTAGTATAACATAATATTCATTAATATTAatcataataaattatttatattacTTTATAATTGTTATAATCTAATATTACCATGTATTGATCAATGTTAACTAGTATTAACTAGCAATGACATAtccaaattataaaaattatgaatATGCACAATGATTAATGTTGatcaaagtcaaaataataatcataataataaatatatctaCTATATGATAATATTGATTATTGATAAAAATGAAATACTCATATTGTCACTATAACATGATTTATTAATGTTGATCAgaattaaaatatttatgttcTATCAGTTATGatttataattactataatataattttatttgaaatggTAATATTGTAATAGTTATAAATTTATTGAAACTACAAaatcatcaaaaataaaaataattttaaaaataaaaatgtacaagatgaaatacccTTTTGATAAAAGGGCATCCTATATACCAAACTCCCACCAGTGAGAGGTCTGAGAAAGAGTTGAATCGTATTAGAGTAAAAGGTAATAATACTCATCCCAGACTCTAATTATACATAGACAAATAAATTATGGAAGACATTTTATCTTAGCACAGTGACTCTTTACATTGAGAAGGTGAAAcatctaataaaatattttacattTATTGAGAGTCAGATTATATTGAATCTATTATATACAATTTTACCTTATATTTTACAAGAAATTATTTCCATaattcaaatatataattttaagattatgTTGCAACAATTTTATCATCGCACGAAGACTCACTTTCAATACACCCTTTTATAACAAATCAAAAGGCTCTCTTTGGCTGTTAATAGACATTTTCTTGTTGATATGGACAATGTAAAAATGTCAAAATACATTTATCTAATGTTTGTATAGAATTACAACTCAGAACATCTTT from Zingiber officinale cultivar Zhangliang chromosome 6B, Zo_v1.1, whole genome shotgun sequence carries:
- the LOC121989609 gene encoding vesicle-associated protein 4-2-like isoform X1 is translated as MALADERAEPSDGGKIWKLCRIPFWQAGASSSSSAAAAVSHRHISHGPDARAAERSDTQYSTTSRGGGGRGSVSSVAKSLLPVRRCLRLDPSSKLYFPYEPGKQVKSAIRIKNTSKSHVAFKFQTTSPKSCFMRPPGAILSPGESIVATVFKFVERPENSVKALDQKTKVKFKIVSLKVKEQMEYVPELFDEQKDQVYVEQILRVVFLNPERPSTQLDKLKRLLAEADATVEARKKQPEDTGPKILGEGLVIDEWKERRERYLVRQQIELVDSI
- the LOC121989609 gene encoding vesicle-associated protein 4-2-like isoform X2, with the protein product MALADERAEPSDGGKIWKLCRIPFWQAGASSSSSAAAAVSHRHISHGPDARAAERSDTQYSTTSRGGGGRGSVSSVAKSLLPVRRCLRLDPSSKLYFPYEPGKQVKSAIRIKNTSKSHVAFKFQTTSPKSCFMRPPGAILSPGEIFKFVERPENSVKALDQKTKVKFKIVSLKVKEQMEYVPELFDEQKDQVYVEQILRVVFLNPERPSTQLDKLKRLLAEADATVEARKKQPEDTGPKILGEGLVIDEWKERRERYLVRQQIELVDSI